A region of Lichenibacterium dinghuense DNA encodes the following proteins:
- a CDS encoding sensor histidine kinase has product MPRPEAAGRRRLGLPPFPRLARTVTFKLALLQAGLFAVTAAVLFATVYASFVGYARDQLRGAIAAEYDALAEDRSGEGLGDLVALVATRTRGAGAEGFRYLVRAADGARLAGDLPDEGLAAGWQDVRVVRAGTDARAGKQKLEVHAGTLPTGEFVAVGRDVGELSHIKEVVARSFGGAAALTLALALLSGAVTSLGALRRVEAVNGITRGIMEGDLGRRVPERGTGDEFDRLARNTNAMLDRIQLLMEGMRQVSSDIAHDLRTPLTHLRQRLEAARGGPRTVEAYEAAIDAASGDVDTILRVFASLLRIAQVEAGARRGGFAEVDLSEVFAAIVEAYGPVAEDAGQDLDADVEPGLRVHGDRDLLTQMLANLVENAIRYAGPGARIRVSLDRDGPHFVGAVEDSGAGIPEHERARVFGRFVRLDASRPGEGHGLGLALVKAVADLHGIALALSDAGPGLRVTMRGTAVRR; this is encoded by the coding sequence GTGCCCCGGCCTGAGGCGGCTGGAAGGCGTCGCCTCGGCCTGCCGCCCTTCCCGCGCCTCGCCCGCACCGTCACATTCAAGCTCGCGCTGCTGCAGGCCGGGCTGTTCGCGGTGACGGCGGCCGTGCTGTTCGCGACCGTCTACGCGAGCTTCGTCGGCTACGCGCGCGACCAGCTGAGAGGCGCGATCGCGGCCGAATACGACGCGCTGGCTGAAGACCGCTCCGGCGAGGGGCTGGGCGACCTCGTCGCCCTCGTGGCGACGCGCACGCGGGGCGCCGGCGCCGAGGGCTTCCGCTACCTCGTCCGCGCCGCGGATGGCGCGCGCCTCGCCGGCGACCTGCCCGACGAGGGCCTCGCCGCCGGCTGGCAGGACGTCCGCGTCGTCCGCGCCGGGACGGATGCGCGCGCAGGAAAGCAGAAGCTGGAGGTCCACGCCGGGACCCTCCCGACGGGAGAGTTCGTGGCGGTCGGGCGCGACGTCGGCGAGCTGTCCCACATCAAGGAGGTGGTGGCGCGCAGCTTCGGCGGCGCCGCCGCTCTCACGCTCGCGCTCGCGCTCCTCAGCGGCGCCGTCACCAGCCTCGGGGCGCTCCGGCGCGTCGAGGCCGTCAACGGCATCACGCGCGGCATCATGGAGGGCGACCTCGGACGCCGCGTGCCCGAGCGGGGCACGGGCGACGAGTTCGACCGGCTGGCCCGCAACACCAACGCCATGCTGGACCGCATCCAGCTCCTGATGGAGGGCATGCGCCAGGTGTCGAGCGACATCGCCCACGACCTGCGCACGCCGCTCACCCACCTGCGCCAGCGCCTGGAGGCGGCCCGCGGGGGGCCACGCACCGTGGAGGCCTACGAGGCCGCCATCGACGCGGCGAGCGGGGACGTCGACACCATCCTGCGCGTCTTCGCCTCGCTGCTGCGCATCGCGCAGGTCGAGGCCGGGGCGCGCCGCGGCGGCTTCGCCGAGGTCGACCTGTCGGAAGTCTTCGCTGCCATCGTCGAGGCCTACGGCCCGGTGGCCGAGGACGCGGGGCAGGACCTCGACGCCGACGTGGAGCCTGGCCTTCGGGTGCATGGCGACCGGGACCTGCTGACCCAGATGCTGGCGAACCTCGTCGAGAACGCCATCCGCTACGCCGGGCCCGGCGCCCGGATCAGGGTGTCGCTCGACCGCGACGGGCCGCACTTCGTCGGCGCCGTGGAGGATAGCGGCGCGGGCATTCCGGAGCACGAGCGCGCGCGGGTGTTCGGTCGCTTCGTGCGCCTCGACGCGTCCCGCCCAGGCGAGGGCCACGGGCTCGGCCTCGCCCTGGTCAAGGCCGTGGCGGACCTCCACGGGATCGCCCTCGCCCTGTCGGACGCGGGTCCGGGGTTGCGGGTGACGATGCGGGGGACGGCCGTTCGCCGCTGA
- a CDS encoding response regulator transcription factor, which translates to MKILLVEDDARMADYTADGLSRQGHVVDVARNGRDGLFMAASGGHDLVIVDRMLPEMDGLALVKVARGAGLAAPILFLTTMGGIDDRVEGLEAGGDDYLVKPFAFAELAARVAALARRPPLNAQSSVLRIADLEMDCAKRTVMRRGVSIPLQPREFRLLEYLARREGQVVTKTMLLEQVWDFHFDPQTSVVETHMSRLRAKVDRDFPPELIHTIRGAGYVLRAPA; encoded by the coding sequence ATGAAGATCCTCCTCGTGGAGGACGACGCCAGGATGGCCGACTACACGGCCGACGGACTGTCGCGTCAAGGCCATGTGGTGGACGTCGCCCGCAACGGCCGCGACGGGCTGTTCATGGCGGCCTCGGGCGGGCACGACCTCGTCATCGTCGACCGCATGCTGCCCGAGATGGACGGCCTCGCGCTGGTCAAGGTGGCCCGGGGCGCCGGCCTCGCGGCCCCGATCCTGTTTCTGACCACGATGGGCGGCATCGACGACCGCGTGGAGGGCCTGGAGGCGGGCGGGGACGACTACCTTGTCAAGCCCTTCGCCTTCGCCGAGCTCGCGGCGCGCGTCGCCGCCCTGGCGCGTCGCCCGCCGCTCAACGCGCAGTCCTCGGTCTTGCGCATCGCCGACCTGGAGATGGACTGCGCCAAGCGCACCGTGATGCGCCGAGGCGTGTCGATCCCGCTCCAGCCGCGCGAGTTTCGTCTGCTGGAATACCTCGCCCGGCGCGAAGGTCAGGTCGTCACCAAGACCATGCTGCTGGAGCAGGTGTGGGACTTCCACTTCGACCCGCAGACCAGCGTAGTCGAGACCCACATGAGCCGCCTGCGCGCCAAGGTGGACCGCGACTTCCCCCCTGAGCTGATCCACACCATCCGCGGCGCCGGCTACGTTCTCCGTGCCCCGGCCTGA
- a CDS encoding phosphatase PAP2 family protein: protein MHGTTDALLHAPPDLRGVALTLAVILAEWAVWIGPTLLICLWVGGTREDRTAAVAAGAAATVGLLFAAALSPVISAPRPFVVDGAFNYLHHAADGGFPSDHATLAFALAFGLLLRPPPSLPRAWLPLVVVAAAVGWARVYLGAHHALDILGGAAVGFAAVRVTAAPPVRALAARLDGLGESVRSGALARLSGPRHRAG from the coding sequence TTGCACGGCACCACCGACGCGCTCCTCCATGCTCCGCCCGACCTCCGCGGCGTCGCCCTGACCCTCGCTGTGATCTTGGCGGAATGGGCCGTCTGGATCGGCCCGACCCTGCTCATCTGTCTTTGGGTGGGCGGCACCCGCGAGGACCGCACCGCCGCCGTAGCGGCCGGGGCCGCGGCAACGGTGGGACTCCTGTTCGCCGCCGCCCTGTCGCCGGTCATCTCCGCCCCGCGGCCCTTCGTCGTCGACGGCGCCTTCAACTACCTCCACCACGCGGCGGACGGCGGCTTTCCGAGCGACCACGCCACCCTCGCCTTCGCGCTGGCCTTCGGCCTGCTGCTGCGGCCGCCGCCGAGCCTGCCGAGGGCTTGGCTGCCGCTGGTCGTCGTCGCGGCCGCGGTCGGCTGGGCGCGGGTGTATCTCGGGGCGCATCACGCCCTCGACATCCTCGGCGGCGCGGCCGTCGGCTTCGCCGCGGTGCGGGTCACCGCGGCACCCCCCGTGCGCGCGCTCGCCGCGAGGCTCGACGGCCTCGGCGAGTCGGTCAGGTCCGGCGCGCTCGCGCGCCTCAGCGGCCCGCGCCACCGCGCGGGCTGA
- a CDS encoding DedA family protein: protein MPFDVVAQVGGWIIGAISATGYLGVAGLMALESACLPLPSEVIMPFAGYLAATGRLDLALAATAGALGCNVGSTVAYGVGATGGRRFVERWGRYALLDPGDLDLADRFFARFGAAAVLVGRLLPVVRTFIALPAGIARMPQPSFQLFTFLGSWPWCFGLAYLGYALGARWDSDPALKTALHRADLFIVALVVAGIAWLAWRRFGRRRG, encoded by the coding sequence ATGCCCTTTGACGTCGTCGCTCAGGTCGGCGGCTGGATCATCGGCGCCATATCGGCGACGGGATACCTCGGCGTCGCCGGGCTGATGGCGCTGGAATCGGCCTGCCTGCCGCTGCCGTCGGAGGTCATCATGCCCTTCGCCGGCTACCTCGCCGCGACGGGCCGCCTCGACCTCGCGCTGGCCGCGACCGCGGGCGCTCTGGGCTGCAACGTCGGCTCGACGGTGGCCTACGGGGTCGGGGCGACGGGCGGCCGCCGCTTCGTCGAGCGCTGGGGCCGCTACGCCCTGCTCGACCCCGGCGACCTCGACTTGGCGGACCGCTTCTTCGCGCGGTTCGGCGCCGCGGCGGTGCTGGTCGGGCGCCTCCTGCCCGTGGTGCGCACCTTCATCGCGCTGCCGGCCGGCATCGCCCGCATGCCCCAGCCGTCCTTCCAGCTCTTCACCTTCCTCGGCTCGTGGCCCTGGTGCTTCGGGCTGGCCTACCTGGGGTACGCGCTGGGCGCGCGCTGGGACAGCGACCCCGCCCTCAAGACGGCGCTGCACCGGGCGGACCTGTTCATCGTCGCCCTGGTCGTCGCCGGCATCGCCTGGCTGGCCTGGCGGCGGTTCGGCCGGCGTCGCGGCTGA
- a CDS encoding MurR/RpiR family transcriptional regulator, which yields MPTTSSSWWTGGAGAWHDVGARLGAERDAMGEAGPTFDDIIADRLPALSVAEARVARLFRDHREEVLLSSAAALATKAGTSDATVIRTARTLGFGGMGALRRLIAAEARRPSPADRLAATLDEVGDDPGRALDAVLDVQAEAIAALRRDVTRADFKRAVALLAGAPRVVAFGLGPTGCIADYATIQLGRFGVAASAMTRTGLLAADDLAGLRAGDALLVMAYGHLYAELGALLDEAGRLGLRGVLVTDALGPALGRRFEVVLTAPRGQADRLSLHAGTLALVEALLVGVAAARPDETLRGLDRLDGLRARLAGTPMDLAAGGSVCWRR from the coding sequence GTGCCCACGACATCGTCAAGCTGGTGGACCGGCGGCGCGGGCGCGTGGCACGACGTCGGCGCCCGGCTCGGGGCGGAGAGGGACGCGATGGGCGAGGCGGGACCGACGTTCGACGACATCATCGCCGACCGCCTGCCCGCTCTGTCCGTCGCGGAGGCGCGGGTGGCGAGGCTGTTCCGCGACCATCGCGAGGAGGTCCTGCTGTCCTCCGCGGCGGCCCTCGCGACGAAGGCGGGGACCAGCGACGCCACGGTGATCCGCACCGCACGGACGCTCGGCTTCGGCGGCATGGGCGCGCTCCGGCGCCTCATCGCGGCGGAGGCGCGACGGCCCAGCCCGGCGGACCGGTTGGCCGCCACCCTGGACGAGGTCGGGGACGACCCCGGCCGTGCCCTCGACGCGGTGCTGGACGTGCAGGCCGAGGCGATCGCGGCGCTCCGCCGGGACGTCACGCGAGCCGACTTCAAGCGCGCGGTGGCGCTCCTCGCCGGGGCGCCGCGCGTCGTCGCCTTCGGCCTCGGCCCGACAGGCTGCATCGCCGACTACGCGACGATCCAGCTCGGCCGGTTCGGCGTCGCCGCGAGCGCCATGACCCGGACTGGCCTGCTCGCCGCCGACGACCTCGCCGGGCTGCGGGCGGGCGACGCGTTGCTGGTCATGGCCTACGGCCACCTCTACGCCGAGCTGGGGGCGCTGCTGGACGAGGCGGGGCGGCTCGGGCTGCGGGGGGTGCTCGTCACAGACGCGCTCGGCCCCGCGCTCGGTCGCCGGTTCGAGGTCGTCCTCACGGCGCCGCGCGGGCAGGCCGACAGGCTGAGCCTGCACGCGGGCACACTGGCCCTCGTCGAGGCGCTGCTGGTCGGCGTCGCCGCGGCGCGCCCGGACGAAACCCTGCGCGGCCTCGACCGCCTCGACGGCCTGCGGGCGAGGCTCGCCGGCACGCCCATGGACCTCGCGGCCGGCGGGAGCGTCTGCTGGCGGCGGTGA
- a CDS encoding COG4280 domain-containing protein, whose amino-acid sequence MFALIHAWPTTLAAFLASAVEFVEALTVVLAVGIVRGWRGAIVGTVGALACLAAIVLVLGPVLTRLPLGPLQLAVGGLLVLFGMRWLRKAILRAAGVIPLHDEAAAFAKESAALRGAPPSRSTWDAVAVGTAFEITMLEGLEVVFIVVAMGAGGAGLLLPAAAGAMAALVVVVAVGIAVHGPLSSVPENALKFGVGVLLSGFGTFWVGEGIGLDWPGADLSIVGLCLGFLAVALAAVPLCRPRAARAA is encoded by the coding sequence ATGTTCGCACTGATCCACGCCTGGCCCACCACGCTCGCGGCCTTCCTCGCCTCGGCGGTCGAGTTCGTCGAGGCCCTGACCGTCGTGCTCGCCGTCGGCATCGTCCGAGGCTGGCGCGGCGCCATCGTCGGCACCGTGGGAGCCTTGGCCTGCCTCGCCGCGATCGTCCTGGTGCTCGGGCCGGTGCTGACCCGCCTGCCGCTCGGGCCGCTGCAACTCGCCGTCGGGGGGCTGCTGGTTCTGTTCGGGATGCGCTGGCTGCGCAAAGCGATCCTGCGCGCGGCCGGCGTGATCCCGCTGCACGACGAGGCGGCCGCCTTCGCGAAGGAGAGCGCGGCGCTGCGGGGCGCGCCGCCGAGCCGGTCGACCTGGGACGCGGTGGCGGTCGGGACGGCCTTCGAGATCACCATGCTGGAGGGGCTCGAGGTCGTGTTCATCGTGGTGGCGATGGGGGCCGGTGGCGCCGGCCTGCTGCTGCCGGCTGCCGCCGGGGCGATGGCGGCCCTGGTGGTGGTGGTCGCGGTCGGCATCGCCGTGCACGGCCCGCTGTCGTCCGTGCCGGAGAACGCGCTCAAGTTCGGGGTGGGCGTGCTGCTGTCGGGCTTCGGCACGTTCTGGGTCGGGGAAGGCATCGGCCTCGACTGGCCGGGGGCCGACCTGTCGATCGTGGGACTGTGCCTCGGATTCCTCGCGGTCGCGCTCGCCGCCGTGCCCCTGTGCCGCCCCCGCGCGGCGCGGGCCGCCTGA
- a CDS encoding COG4705 family protein: MTNASAAAPARGALDEVLLDKVPEVTAYFWIIKILATTVGETAADLLSMRLGLGLGVTSAVMAAVFVVGLAFQVRSAWYVPSLYWFTVVAISIVGTLVSDNLVDGYGVSLVTTSVAFAVILTVVFALWYRSERTLSIHSIVTRRRELYYWAAILFTFALGTSVGDLLAEQLDLGYATAAVVFAGMIAAVAAAHYLGGLNAILAFWTAYVLTRPLGASVGDLMAKPAIAGGFGLGTVNTSLIFLAVILALVVFLTVSRVDRLDAAR; this comes from the coding sequence ATGACGAATGCGAGTGCCGCGGCGCCCGCGCGGGGGGCGCTGGACGAGGTCCTGCTCGACAAGGTCCCCGAGGTGACGGCCTACTTCTGGATCATCAAGATCCTGGCCACCACGGTGGGCGAGACGGCCGCGGACCTCCTGTCCATGCGCCTCGGACTCGGGCTCGGCGTCACCTCGGCCGTGATGGCCGCCGTGTTCGTCGTCGGCCTGGCCTTCCAGGTGCGCAGCGCCTGGTACGTCCCGTCCCTGTACTGGTTCACCGTCGTGGCGATCAGCATCGTCGGCACGCTGGTATCCGACAACCTCGTCGACGGCTACGGCGTGAGCCTCGTCACCACCTCCGTGGCCTTCGCCGTCATCCTGACGGTGGTCTTCGCGCTCTGGTACCGCAGCGAGCGCACGCTCTCGATCCACTCGATCGTGACGCGGCGGCGCGAGCTCTACTACTGGGCCGCGATCCTGTTCACCTTCGCGCTCGGCACCTCGGTCGGCGACCTGCTCGCCGAGCAGCTGGACCTCGGCTACGCCACCGCCGCCGTCGTGTTCGCGGGCATGATCGCCGCCGTGGCGGCCGCCCACTACCTGGGAGGGCTGAACGCCATCCTGGCCTTCTGGACCGCCTACGTCCTCACCCGGCCGCTCGGCGCCTCGGTCGGCGACCTGATGGCCAAGCCCGCCATCGCGGGCGGCTTCGGTCTCGGCACCGTCAACACGAGCCTGATCTTCCTCGCCGTCATCCTGGCCCTGGTCGTCTTCCTGACGGTCAGCCGCGTGGACCGGCTCGACGCCGCCCGCTGA